CGTCTTTTGCTAGAGGTGGCTTGGGAAGCCTTAGAAGATGCAGGTCAGCCGCTAGAGCGTTTAACTGGCACGAGAACAGGTGTATTTATAGGTATCAATGGCTTTGATTACTACACGCAACTGATAAAAAATCCCGTCAACCTTGACGCTTATACAGGATCGGGCAACATTAACTGTATGGCGGCAAACCGCATTTCCTACTTTTTTAATTTCATCGGTCCCAGTCTCGGTATTGATACAGCTTGTTCTTCTTCTCTGGTCGCAGTTCACCTTGCTTGTCAAAGTATCTGGAACGAAGAATCTACTCTTGCCTTAGCTGGAGGGGTGCAGATTATCTTATCACCTTGGATGACCCTTAGCTTTGCCAAAGCAGGTTTCTTGGCTGCTGATGGTCGTTGCAAAACCTTTGATAGTCGGGCTGATGGTTATGTCCGCAGTGAGGGTGCTGGTGTTGTAGTCTTAAAGCCTCTTTCTCAAGCTTTAACTGATAAAGATCCGATTTATGCCGTTATTAGAGGTAGTGCGGTTAACCAGGATGGTTACAGTAATGGGTTGACAGCCCCAAATCCTCGGGCGCAGGAAGCTCTTTTGAGAGAAGCTTATCGTCAGGCAGGAGTTTCCCCAGGTCAAGTACAATATATTGAAGCTCATGGTACCGGGACAAAGCTGGGAGACCCAATAGAGATGAAGGCTTTAGGAAAAGTACTAACTGAGAATCGTCCGACCGGACACTACTGTGCTGTAGGTTCGGTCAAAACTAATATTGGACACCTCGAGGTAGCTGCTGGGATTGCAGGGCTGATTAAAGTGGCGCTATCCCTTAAATATGGGCAGATTCCACCAAGCCTGCATTTCCAGCAACCCAATCCGTACATTCCTTTTGACAAGCTATTGCTACGCGTGCAAAAAACTCTAGAACCATTGCCACAGACAGAGAATACGGCAATTGCTGGTGTAAGTGCATTCAGCTTTGGCGGTACCAATGCTCATGTTGTTTTGGAAGAAGCTCCTTTACAAGCGAGTCAAAAAGTAAAAGACATCAAGCAAAAAGGACAAGGAATTGAACCCCCACTCCACCTACTGACGCTCTCTGCAAAACGCGAGCAGTCTGTGTCCGAGCAAAACAATTATGTTGAAGGAGAATTATGAATTTAACAGAGCTGCTAAAAAATCTTTCAGCAAAGAATGTGGAACTGTGGGTTGAAGGGGACAAGTTGCGTTACCGAGGACCAGAAAACGCACTCAGCCCGGAGTTATTGGCTTCAATGAAGCAATACAAATCAGAAATTCTCCAAATTCTATCCCACAGGAGCGATCGCACGGCAACTTATCCCCTCTCTCACGGTCAAAGGGCGCTGTGGTTCTTGTATCAATTAGCACCAAAAAGTTCGGCGTACAACATTACATATGCAGCCAAATTAGTCACAAATTTAGAGATTCCAGCCCTGAAGCAGGCAGCACAAGCACTAGTTGAAAGGCACCCAGTTTTGAGGACAACCTTTACAACCATTGACGGCGAACCCGTGCAAACAGTTCACAAAAACCAACCAGTTGACTTAGAAGTCGAAAATGCTTTTGCTCTGAGTCCTGAGGACATCAACAACTGGCTATTACAAACCAGTGCTCGCCCTTTCAACTTAGAAGTCGGGCCATTATTGCGCTTCAGAGTGTTAGTTAACCACACTCCAACAAAAGAATATATTCTCTTAATAACGCAACATCATATAATAACGGATTTCTGGTCTTCAGAAATCATGCTAGGTGAACTGAGAGTCTTGTATTCAGCAATTGCTCGAGATAGAGAGCCATTACTCCCAGTACAAAAGTGTGAGTATCGCGATTACGTCAACTGGTCAGAGCAAATGCTCAGTGGGTCATTAGGGGAGAGATTGTGGAATTACTGGCAGCAACAACTCTGTGGAGAGTTACCAGTGCTCAATTTGCCATCCGATCGACCCAGACCTCAGAGCCAAAGCCATAATGGATCTGACCGGTTTTTTACTATTGAAGAAAAACTGCGGCAATCGCTGACTCAATTGGCGAAAAGAGAGCGTGCGTCGCTGTACATGGTTTTATTAACAGCATTACAAATATTATTACGACGTTATTCTAATCAAGAAGATATATTAATTGGCTCG
This genomic interval from Scytonema hofmannii PCC 7110 contains the following:
- a CDS encoding type I polyketide synthase encodes the protein MDREPIAIIGIGCRFPKAEDKKAFWQLLQDGVDAITELPAGRWDIESFDNFDATTSDKINIRWGGFLENLDRFDPQFFKISPREAMSMDPQHRLLLEVAWEALEDAGQPLERLTGTRTGVFIGINGFDYYTQLIKNPVNLDAYTGSGNINCMAANRISYFFNFIGPSLGIDTACSSSLVAVHLACQSIWNEESTLALAGGVQIILSPWMTLSFAKAGFLAADGRCKTFDSRADGYVRSEGAGVVVLKPLSQALTDKDPIYAVIRGSAVNQDGYSNGLTAPNPRAQEALLREAYRQAGVSPGQVQYIEAHGTGTKLGDPIEMKALGKVLTENRPTGHYCAVGSVKTNIGHLEVAAGIAGLIKVALSLKYGQIPPSLHFQQPNPYIPFDKLLLRVQKTLEPLPQTENTAIAGVSAFSFGGTNAHVVLEEAPLQASQKVKDIKQKGQGIEPPLHLLTLSAKREQSVSEQNNYVEGEL